In bacterium, the DNA window TGTTTTTGCAAATCCCGAATGCTATAAGTTAAGCTCGCCTGCAGTCTGGAAAACAGATGATTCCGGAGATTATCTGCTTGACGCTGAGAAAGCCGGAGCCGCCGGTTATTATGACAGCGGAACTGTATATGAAACCGACGGGGAGATACAGTCGCTTACGGTTTCATGGAAATCCAGGGGTAAAGTCGAGATTGAAGTCAGCGCGGATAACGGCCGCAATTTTGTCAAGGCTGTCAACGGAGTCCCTGTTACCGGCGGATTTATAAAAGGCAGTATGATAAAGTGGAAAGCAAATATTTCCGCGGGCGGCGCTCTTGAGGAAGTCAGGGTATATTACACCGATAGTTCGGGCGTGGTTTCTTCGTTCGGCGAACCGCGGCTTTCAGGCTGCGGGTATCGCAAGCCGGTTTACTTTGCGAATAGTTCGGAAGACGCTGTTTTCAACCATCAGCTGAAAATAAGGGTAGGGCAGACTGAAGACTCCGTGTTTCCCGATGTGCATTGCGACGGCAACGCCAGGCAGGATTTTGCCGATATCAGGTTTACCGCGGCTGACGGTATTACTTTGATTCCCTATTATATTGAAAAGACCGAAGGCTCAGGATCTGCGGCAACAGCCGTTTGCTGGATAAAGCATCCCCAACTGCCTTCAGGGTCTTCTTATATATACATATATTATGGCAATAACAGCGCTTCCAGCCTGTCTTCGGGGGAAGAAGTGTTTGATTTTTATGATGATTTTGCGGCAAACGCGCTTGACAGCGGCAAGTGGCTGGCTCTTTCGGGAAAAGTCAATGTTTTCGGCGGCCAGTTAAAGTTGGATTCCGGAGAACTGGTTGCGCGGGATTATATTATGGCCGACGGCGTAATAGAATATGAGGCAAGAGCCGGGGAAGGAAGTGAGATAAGGGTTATTATAAAAGGCAATGAAACAGTTGGCCTTTCCTCTTCGAGCGAACTTGTTTATTCATCCATTTATGACGGAGCCCAGCATTGCATTGTAGTAGGCGATATTGTCAAGGCGAATTCTCCTGTCCCGATAGAGATTGATAAGAATTACGGCTTCCGTGTCACAAGAAGCAGTCAGACGGTTACTTTTAACAGGTTTGCGAAGGGTTCCGACTTTGTCCAGGCCGAGACCTCATATGTTGCCCGAAGCGCGTTAAAAGAAGGCTACATAGGGCTGAAATCGGCGGCAGAGTGCGTAAGCTATTTTGATTGGTTCAGGACAAGGCAGAATGATTTATATTATATAAGCATTGATAAGGAGGCATCCGCGGACGCTTCTCCCGAGGAGCTAGAGCTTCCTTATTTTTCCAATATCTCATTAAATGGCAGGGGTGAACTATCATTGGAAGAAGGGGCTTCATCCGGCTTCTACGTTTCCGATACCTTCAGCATACCT includes these proteins:
- a CDS encoding DUF2341 domain-containing protein gives rise to the protein MKIMLREIIMCIFVFSLCTVFSPCVFANPECYKLSSPAVWKTDDSGDYLLDAEKAGAAGYYDSGTVYETDGEIQSLTVSWKSRGKVEIEVSADNGRNFVKAVNGVPVTGGFIKGSMIKWKANISAGGALEEVRVYYTDSSGVVSSFGEPRLSGCGYRKPVYFANSSEDAVFNHQLKIRVGQTEDSVFPDVHCDGNARQDFADIRFTAADGITLIPYYIEKTEGSGSAATAVCWIKHPQLPSGSSYIYIYYGNNSASSLSSGEEVFDFYDDFAANALDSGKWLALSGKVNVFGGQLKLDSGELVARDYIMADGVIEYEARAGEGSEIRVIIKGNETVGLSSSSELVYSSIYDGAQHCIVVGDIVKANSPVPIEIDKNYGFRVTRSSQTVTFNRFAKGSDFVQAETSYVARSALKEGYIGLKSAAECVSYFDWFRTRQNDLYYISIDKEASADASPEELELPYFSNISLNGRGELSLEEGASSGFYVSDTFSIPFPVRVIVPEFLISSVSAEKASLDISLDGGENYCGGCIRDRKYYSAKEDFVPGEELRLKISLQASGDVDEGMPSGVKSAGAECLPGRILVISPNGGEEFSGGDRVAVSWTALDYDESYEMKIEYSADEGGSYKTVADDVSNSGTYIWNVPSGFEPGSALIRVSDSLDAEANDISDGLFYIKSEEESEEDSKDNIETIGPDEFDLEKAIEEGERPGTRLYDLLIKVGDNVSADSGEDAVASFKNGDIVIVRPAGHKWGAQEKRKFLIVRVYLTDEEVKDITQEKKVETGRVGRNGNPVMRTTGRRKNKVDLQKLGISGTSISQAQNILNKKIFEPDVIEQK